From a region of the Triticum aestivum cultivar Chinese Spring chromosome 7D, IWGSC CS RefSeq v2.1, whole genome shotgun sequence genome:
- the LOC123165862 gene encoding villin-3 isoform X1 codes for MVISMREVDPVFKGAGQKDGLEIWRIEKLQAVSVPRESHGKFFTGDCYIILKTSALKNGSFCQEIHYWLGKDTSQDEAGIAVIKTVELDAALGGRAVQYREVQGNETEKFLSYFKPCIIPEEGGAASGFRQAVVNEREYVARLFVCKGKHTVQVKEVPFARASLNHDDILILDTKSKIFQFNGLNSSIQERAKALEVVQYLKDANHEGKCDVAVVDDGKLMADADAGEFWGLFGGFAPLPKKTFSELDGKDNDFPSKLLCVNEDQTFPLDCEDLTRELLDSTKCYFLDCGSELYVWMGRETVLEDRKQAGLAAEQLLREGNRPRSHIIRLMEGFETVIFRSKFSKWPKKVETVVSVESRGKVAALLKRQGFNVRGVAKAAPLKEESQAHIDCTGNLQVWRVNDCEKTFLSFYEQCKFYSGDCYIFQYSYRGDDEENCLIGTWFGQKSIEEERSAATSLAHMMVDSLKFEAVLVRLYEGKESIEFFTIFQNLVIFKGGASTGYKKYVSENGTEDDTYSDNGVALFRVQGSGPENMQAIQVDTAAPSLNSSYCYILHDGDTLFTWVGNLSSSMDHGLAERQLDVLKPNLQSRLLKEGSESDQFWKLLGSKCEYPRQKIARDQESDSRLFSCTFSKEVLKAREIFNFMQDDMMTEDIYILDCHSSVFIWVGQHVDTNIRAHALSIGEKFLELDILMENLSQETPLYVITEGSEPLFFTRFFFTWDSAKSAMHGNSFERRLSIVKNGGKPIRDKPKRRPTSSSHTGRCIVPDKPQRRTTSSSPDHARVRGRSPSFTVLAANFENPNARNLSTPPVATKPSPRTTPRTSPEPGKPHQRADSIAAISALFEQPRPNLIPKSRKGRAVNKHQPEASKTEPEANANETTPAAEDGQTVTPAKQEDAKEGQPEDVEGLPVYPYDRLRTSSTDPATAIDQARREMYLSSAEFREKFGMTKEAFAKLPKWKQTRLKITLQLF; via the exons ATGGTGATCTCAATGAGGGAAGTGGATCCTGTCTTCAAAGGGGCGGGCCAAAAGGA TGGACTGGAGATATGGCGAATCGAAAAGTTGCAGGCTGTTTCTGTTCCCAGGGAATCGCATGGTAAATTTTTCACAGGAGATTGTTATATAATATTAAAG ACCTCCGCCCTCAAAAATGGTTCTTTTTGTCAAGAGATCCATTATTGGCTTGGGAAAGATACCAGTCAG GATGAAGCTGGTATAGCTGTGATCAAGACTGTGGAACTGGATGCTGCTCTTGGTGGACGTGCTGTACAATACCGTGAAGTACAAGGAAATGAGACTGAAAAATTTCTTTCATACTTTAAACCTTGTATCATACCAGAGGAAGGTGGAGCTGCATCTGGTTTTAGGCAGGCTGTAGTCAATGAGCGGGAGTATGTGGCACGATTATTTGTCTGCAAAGGAAAACACACGGTCCAGGTTAAAGAG GTTCCTTTTGCACGGGCATCACTGAACCATGATGACATACTTATCTTGGATACTAAGTCAAAGATATTCCAATTCAATGGATTGAATTCGAGTATTCAAGAGAGGGCTAAAGCCCTGGAGGTTGTGCAATACCTCAAAGATGCCAACCATGAAGGAAAATGCGATGTGGCTGTGGTTG ATGATGGAAAGTTGATGGCAGACGCTGATGCTGGTGAGTTTTGGggtctctttggtggatttgctcctCTGCCAAAAAAGACATTTTCTGAGCTCGATGGAAAAGATAATGATTTCCCTTCAAAGCTGCTCTG TGTAAATGAGGACCAAACATTTCCCTTGGATTGTGAAGATCTAACAAGAGAGCTGCTAGATTCAACAAAATGCTACTTTCTGGACTGTGGATCTGAACTTTATGTCTGGATGGGTAGAGAAACAGTACTTGAAGATAGGAAACAAGCAGGATTGGCCGCTGAG CAGTTACTCCGTGAAGGAAATCGGCCAAGATCTCACATCATTCGTCTCATGGAAGGATTTGAGACGGTTATATTCCGGTCGAAGTTCAGTAAATGGCCCAAGAAAGTTGAGACAGTTGTGTCAGTTGAAAGCAGAGGAAAAGTTGCAG CCCTTCTGAAGCGCCAAGGGTTTAATGTTAGGGGTGTGGCAAAAGCTGCTCCTTTGAAGGAAGAGTCTCAAGCTCACATTGACTGCACAGGAAACTTACAG GTTTGGCGTGTAAATGACTGTGAAAAGACTTTCCTTTCGTTCTACGAACAATGCAAGTTCTACAGTGGAGATTGCTATATCTTCCAATATAGCTACCGTGGTGATGATGAGGAGAATTGTCTTATCGGTACTTGGTTCGGCCAGAAGAGTATTGAG gaggagaggagtgcagccacTTCCCTTGCTCATATGATGGTTGATTCACTAAAATTCGAGGCAGTTCTG GTTCGCCTTTATGAAGGAAAGGAGTCCATAGAGTTCTTTACTATATTTCAGAACTTGGTTATATTCAAG GGTGGTGCTAGTACTGGATATAAGAAATATGTCTCAGAAAATGGCACTGAGGATGATACATATTCGGACAACGGTgttgcacttttccgggttcaaGGTTCAGGACCGGAAAATATGCAAGCGATTCAAGTTGACACG GCAGCACCATCACTGAACTCTTCTTATTGTTACATACTACACGATGGAGACACGCTATTTACTTGGGTTGGGAACCTAAGCTCCTCAATGGACCACGGGCTTGCTGAGAGGCAGCTAGATGTGCTCAAG CCAAATCTCCAGTCAAGATTGCTCAAGGAAGGATCAGAATCTGATCAATTTTGGAAGTTACTTGGAAGCAAGTGTGAGTACCCAAGGCAGAAGATTGCGAGAGATCAAGAAAGTGACTCTCGTTTGTTCTCTTGTACCTTTTCAAAAG AGGTGCTTAAG GCTAGAGAGATATTCAATTTTATGCAAGATGATATGATGACAGAGGACATATATATTTTGGACTGTCATTCATCAGTCTTTATATGGGTTGGACAACATGTGGACACAAATATACGCGCACATGCTTTGAGCATTGGAGAG AAATTTCTTGAACTTGACATTCTAATGGAAAACTTGTCACAAGAAACGCCACTTTATGTTATCACTGAAGGAAGTGAGCCCCTATTTTTCACAAGATTCTTTTTCACTTGGGACTCGGCAAAATCAGCT ATGCATGGTAACTCATTTGAACGGAGGCTGTCTATAGTGAAGAATGGAGGAAAACCAATAAGAGAT AAGCCTAAAAGAAGACCGACATCATCATCACACACTGGCAGATGCATTGTACCTGATAAACCTCAGAGGAGAACTACGTCTTCCAGTCCTGACCATGCAAGAGTTAGAGGAAGGTCGCCATCATTCACTGTGTTGGCTGCCAACTTTGAGAACCCAAATGCCCGAAATTTGTCAACTCCACCTGTTGCTACAAAGCCGTCTCCAAGGACGACTCCAAGGACTTCCCCTGAACCTGGGAAGCCACACCAGAGGGCTGATTCAATCGCTGCAATCTCCGCTTTGTTCGAGCAGCCTAGACCGAATCTGATACCGAAGTCAAGGAAAG GTCGTGCTGTAAACAAACACCAACCTGAAGCAAGCAAAACTGAACCAGAGGCAAATGCCAATGAGACCACCCCTGCTGCGGAGGATGGGCAGACTGTAACTCCAGCGAAACAGGAAGATGCAAAGGAGGGTCAGCCGGAAGACGTGGAAGGGCTTCCTGTGTACCCTTATGATCGCCTGAGGACATCTTCCACCGATCCTGCCACGGCCATTGATCAAGCCAGGCGCGAG ATGTACCTGTCTTCGGCGGAGTTCAGGGAGAAATTCGGGATGACGAAGGAGGCTTTTGCCAAGCTGCCAAAGTGGAAGCAGACTAGGCTCAAGATCACGCTCCAGCTGTTCTAA
- the LOC123165862 gene encoding villin-3 isoform X2, with the protein MVISMREVDPVFKGAGQKDGLEIWRIEKLQAVSVPRESHGKFFTGDCYIILKTSALKNGSFCQEIHYWLGKDTSQDEAGIAVIKTVELDAALGGRAVQYREVQGNETEKFLSYFKPCIIPEEGGAASGFRQAVVNEREYVARLFVCKGKHTVQVKEVPFARASLNHDDILILDTKSKIFQFNGLNSSIQERAKALEVVQYLKDANHEGKCDVAVVDDGKLMADADAGEFWGLFGGFAPLPKKTFSELDGKDNDFPSKLLCVNEDQTFPLDCEDLTRELLDSTKCYFLDCGSELYVWMGRETVLEDRKQAGLAAELLREGNRPRSHIIRLMEGFETVIFRSKFSKWPKKVETVVSVESRGKVAALLKRQGFNVRGVAKAAPLKEESQAHIDCTGNLQVWRVNDCEKTFLSFYEQCKFYSGDCYIFQYSYRGDDEENCLIGTWFGQKSIEEERSAATSLAHMMVDSLKFEAVLVRLYEGKESIEFFTIFQNLVIFKGGASTGYKKYVSENGTEDDTYSDNGVALFRVQGSGPENMQAIQVDTAAPSLNSSYCYILHDGDTLFTWVGNLSSSMDHGLAERQLDVLKPNLQSRLLKEGSESDQFWKLLGSKCEYPRQKIARDQESDSRLFSCTFSKEVLKAREIFNFMQDDMMTEDIYILDCHSSVFIWVGQHVDTNIRAHALSIGEKFLELDILMENLSQETPLYVITEGSEPLFFTRFFFTWDSAKSAMHGNSFERRLSIVKNGGKPIRDKPKRRPTSSSHTGRCIVPDKPQRRTTSSSPDHARVRGRSPSFTVLAANFENPNARNLSTPPVATKPSPRTTPRTSPEPGKPHQRADSIAAISALFEQPRPNLIPKSRKGRAVNKHQPEASKTEPEANANETTPAAEDGQTVTPAKQEDAKEGQPEDVEGLPVYPYDRLRTSSTDPATAIDQARREMYLSSAEFREKFGMTKEAFAKLPKWKQTRLKITLQLF; encoded by the exons ATGGTGATCTCAATGAGGGAAGTGGATCCTGTCTTCAAAGGGGCGGGCCAAAAGGA TGGACTGGAGATATGGCGAATCGAAAAGTTGCAGGCTGTTTCTGTTCCCAGGGAATCGCATGGTAAATTTTTCACAGGAGATTGTTATATAATATTAAAG ACCTCCGCCCTCAAAAATGGTTCTTTTTGTCAAGAGATCCATTATTGGCTTGGGAAAGATACCAGTCAG GATGAAGCTGGTATAGCTGTGATCAAGACTGTGGAACTGGATGCTGCTCTTGGTGGACGTGCTGTACAATACCGTGAAGTACAAGGAAATGAGACTGAAAAATTTCTTTCATACTTTAAACCTTGTATCATACCAGAGGAAGGTGGAGCTGCATCTGGTTTTAGGCAGGCTGTAGTCAATGAGCGGGAGTATGTGGCACGATTATTTGTCTGCAAAGGAAAACACACGGTCCAGGTTAAAGAG GTTCCTTTTGCACGGGCATCACTGAACCATGATGACATACTTATCTTGGATACTAAGTCAAAGATATTCCAATTCAATGGATTGAATTCGAGTATTCAAGAGAGGGCTAAAGCCCTGGAGGTTGTGCAATACCTCAAAGATGCCAACCATGAAGGAAAATGCGATGTGGCTGTGGTTG ATGATGGAAAGTTGATGGCAGACGCTGATGCTGGTGAGTTTTGGggtctctttggtggatttgctcctCTGCCAAAAAAGACATTTTCTGAGCTCGATGGAAAAGATAATGATTTCCCTTCAAAGCTGCTCTG TGTAAATGAGGACCAAACATTTCCCTTGGATTGTGAAGATCTAACAAGAGAGCTGCTAGATTCAACAAAATGCTACTTTCTGGACTGTGGATCTGAACTTTATGTCTGGATGGGTAGAGAAACAGTACTTGAAGATAGGAAACAAGCAGGATTGGCCGCTGAG TTACTCCGTGAAGGAAATCGGCCAAGATCTCACATCATTCGTCTCATGGAAGGATTTGAGACGGTTATATTCCGGTCGAAGTTCAGTAAATGGCCCAAGAAAGTTGAGACAGTTGTGTCAGTTGAAAGCAGAGGAAAAGTTGCAG CCCTTCTGAAGCGCCAAGGGTTTAATGTTAGGGGTGTGGCAAAAGCTGCTCCTTTGAAGGAAGAGTCTCAAGCTCACATTGACTGCACAGGAAACTTACAG GTTTGGCGTGTAAATGACTGTGAAAAGACTTTCCTTTCGTTCTACGAACAATGCAAGTTCTACAGTGGAGATTGCTATATCTTCCAATATAGCTACCGTGGTGATGATGAGGAGAATTGTCTTATCGGTACTTGGTTCGGCCAGAAGAGTATTGAG gaggagaggagtgcagccacTTCCCTTGCTCATATGATGGTTGATTCACTAAAATTCGAGGCAGTTCTG GTTCGCCTTTATGAAGGAAAGGAGTCCATAGAGTTCTTTACTATATTTCAGAACTTGGTTATATTCAAG GGTGGTGCTAGTACTGGATATAAGAAATATGTCTCAGAAAATGGCACTGAGGATGATACATATTCGGACAACGGTgttgcacttttccgggttcaaGGTTCAGGACCGGAAAATATGCAAGCGATTCAAGTTGACACG GCAGCACCATCACTGAACTCTTCTTATTGTTACATACTACACGATGGAGACACGCTATTTACTTGGGTTGGGAACCTAAGCTCCTCAATGGACCACGGGCTTGCTGAGAGGCAGCTAGATGTGCTCAAG CCAAATCTCCAGTCAAGATTGCTCAAGGAAGGATCAGAATCTGATCAATTTTGGAAGTTACTTGGAAGCAAGTGTGAGTACCCAAGGCAGAAGATTGCGAGAGATCAAGAAAGTGACTCTCGTTTGTTCTCTTGTACCTTTTCAAAAG AGGTGCTTAAG GCTAGAGAGATATTCAATTTTATGCAAGATGATATGATGACAGAGGACATATATATTTTGGACTGTCATTCATCAGTCTTTATATGGGTTGGACAACATGTGGACACAAATATACGCGCACATGCTTTGAGCATTGGAGAG AAATTTCTTGAACTTGACATTCTAATGGAAAACTTGTCACAAGAAACGCCACTTTATGTTATCACTGAAGGAAGTGAGCCCCTATTTTTCACAAGATTCTTTTTCACTTGGGACTCGGCAAAATCAGCT ATGCATGGTAACTCATTTGAACGGAGGCTGTCTATAGTGAAGAATGGAGGAAAACCAATAAGAGAT AAGCCTAAAAGAAGACCGACATCATCATCACACACTGGCAGATGCATTGTACCTGATAAACCTCAGAGGAGAACTACGTCTTCCAGTCCTGACCATGCAAGAGTTAGAGGAAGGTCGCCATCATTCACTGTGTTGGCTGCCAACTTTGAGAACCCAAATGCCCGAAATTTGTCAACTCCACCTGTTGCTACAAAGCCGTCTCCAAGGACGACTCCAAGGACTTCCCCTGAACCTGGGAAGCCACACCAGAGGGCTGATTCAATCGCTGCAATCTCCGCTTTGTTCGAGCAGCCTAGACCGAATCTGATACCGAAGTCAAGGAAAG GTCGTGCTGTAAACAAACACCAACCTGAAGCAAGCAAAACTGAACCAGAGGCAAATGCCAATGAGACCACCCCTGCTGCGGAGGATGGGCAGACTGTAACTCCAGCGAAACAGGAAGATGCAAAGGAGGGTCAGCCGGAAGACGTGGAAGGGCTTCCTGTGTACCCTTATGATCGCCTGAGGACATCTTCCACCGATCCTGCCACGGCCATTGATCAAGCCAGGCGCGAG ATGTACCTGTCTTCGGCGGAGTTCAGGGAGAAATTCGGGATGACGAAGGAGGCTTTTGCCAAGCTGCCAAAGTGGAAGCAGACTAGGCTCAAGATCACGCTCCAGCTGTTCTAA